In one Flavobacteriales bacterium genomic region, the following are encoded:
- a CDS encoding class I SAM-dependent methyltransferase: protein MPQPGPRPCPLCGSLRKRPIAAYARHHLARCTGCGLVHTALVPTTDELQSYYGGYPVHAEVSPITLKRYDELLDRFEGWRTTGRILDVGCGAGHFLQRAALRGWTAHGTEYGGQALAASRAKGIAVIEGPLDPSNYPTGHFDVVCSFEVIEHVPHPAEELERMVSVLRPGGLLYLTTPNFRCTGRWLSGPDWSVVNYPEHLNYFTPATFKALARRQGLRTAWLRTTGMDLARIRTKAGMDRTARSQVRAGQEEFRERLEGSPALNAAKRMLNGLLTLLGIGDHMKAGFVKRP from the coding sequence ATGCCCCAGCCTGGTCCACGCCCGTGCCCGCTCTGCGGCTCCCTCAGGAAGCGACCGATCGCCGCCTATGCACGGCATCACCTGGCCCGGTGCACGGGCTGCGGGCTGGTGCACACGGCGTTGGTGCCCACCACGGATGAACTGCAATCCTATTACGGCGGCTATCCGGTGCACGCGGAGGTGTCGCCCATCACCCTCAAGCGCTACGATGAGCTGCTCGACCGCTTCGAGGGCTGGCGCACCACGGGCCGCATCCTGGATGTGGGATGCGGGGCCGGGCACTTCCTGCAACGTGCCGCGCTCCGGGGCTGGACGGCGCACGGCACGGAATACGGGGGGCAGGCGCTGGCGGCGAGCCGGGCCAAGGGCATTGCGGTGATCGAGGGGCCGCTGGACCCGTCGAACTACCCAACGGGCCACTTCGATGTGGTGTGTTCCTTCGAGGTAATCGAGCACGTGCCGCATCCGGCCGAAGAGCTGGAGCGCATGGTCAGCGTTCTGCGGCCCGGCGGCCTGCTGTACCTAACTACGCCCAATTTCCGGTGCACCGGGCGGTGGCTTTCGGGCCCCGATTGGTCGGTGGTGAACTACCCGGAGCACCTCAACTACTTCACCCCCGCCACCTTCAAGGCCCTGGCCCGCCGCCAAGGGCTGCGCACCGCTTGGCTGCGCACCACCGGCATGGACCTTGCGCGCATCCGCACCAAGGCGGGCATGGACCGAACCGCACGCAGTCAGGTGAGGGCCGGGCAGGAGGAGTTCCGCGAGCGGCTCGAAGGGAGCCCCGCGCTCAATGCCGCCAAGCGTATGCTGAACGGCCTGCTCACGCTGCTGGGCATCGGCGACCACATGAAGGCCGGCTTCGTGAAGCGCCCCTAG
- a CDS encoding glycosyltransferase: MLEYLLRLQHEGAFGRVLLFTEEPPGAAVPAWAESALAGARIDWVPLRYDVRGRQWSQRAGNLLRMIAGAAGFVRRHGRSWMVGYLSFGGAYAMAASLLGLGRCMVVCFEPHSRYMRDLGIWGLRSMKALLVGWTERQLMRWSDALVVPTTAVRDLVLRHRPRGEVRLQGISIDTAKAAFDADARASIRADLGFADRQVLLYVGKFGGIYHGTDAFMRFIAALADRDQRLAFRIITHPADADAIRRHPLHAALADRMALSGPVPAEELHRHLSAADAGIVAIPPTPSQVFRTPVKTAHYWAAGLPIIIPRGVSDDHHIAEQEDVGVAVEDLVPSEAGPVLAALQRWREEDPHAVRERCMQAAKSHRDAAAMTAVLRGLLISA, encoded by the coding sequence ATGCTGGAGTATCTCCTCCGGCTCCAGCATGAGGGCGCCTTCGGCCGTGTGCTCCTGTTCACCGAGGAACCGCCCGGGGCGGCAGTGCCCGCATGGGCCGAATCCGCCCTCGCTGGCGCACGCATCGATTGGGTGCCGTTGCGCTACGATGTGCGGGGCAGGCAATGGAGCCAGCGTGCGGGGAACCTGCTGCGCATGATCGCCGGAGCTGCGGGCTTCGTGCGCCGGCACGGCCGCAGCTGGATGGTGGGCTACCTTTCCTTCGGCGGCGCGTATGCGATGGCGGCCTCGCTGCTGGGGCTGGGGCGCTGCATGGTGGTCTGCTTCGAGCCGCACAGCCGGTACATGCGCGACCTCGGTATCTGGGGCCTGCGTTCCATGAAGGCGCTGCTCGTCGGCTGGACCGAGCGCCAGTTGATGCGCTGGAGCGATGCGCTGGTGGTGCCGACAACGGCCGTGCGCGATCTGGTGCTGCGTCATCGTCCGCGCGGCGAGGTTCGGCTCCAAGGCATCTCCATCGATACCGCCAAGGCTGCGTTCGATGCCGATGCCCGTGCGTCCATACGCGCCGATCTGGGTTTCGCCGACCGCCAGGTGCTGCTCTACGTGGGGAAGTTCGGCGGCATCTACCATGGCACGGATGCCTTCATGCGCTTCATCGCGGCCTTGGCTGACCGCGATCAGCGGCTCGCTTTCCGCATCATCACGCACCCCGCCGATGCGGATGCCATCCGGCGACACCCGCTCCATGCCGCGCTCGCCGACCGGATGGCCTTGTCAGGACCGGTGCCCGCCGAGGAACTCCATCGTCACCTCTCCGCTGCCGATGCGGGCATCGTGGCCATTCCGCCCACGCCCTCGCAGGTGTTCCGCACACCGGTGAAGACGGCGCATTATTGGGCGGCCGGGCTGCCCATCATCATCCCGCGCGGCGTGTCGGACGACCACCATATCGCAGAGCAGGAGGATGTGGGCGTGGCGGTTGAGGATCTGGTGCCATCGGAGGCCGGTCCCGTGCTGGCCGCACTGCAGCGCTGGCGCGAAGAGGACCCTCACGCCGTGCGCGAGCGCTGTATGCAGGCCGCGAAGAGCCACCGCGATGCGGCTGCCATGACCGCCGTCCTTCGCGGGCTGCTCATCAGCGCCTGA
- a CDS encoding 23S rRNA (pseudouridine(1915)-N(3))-methyltransferase RlmH — MRIRLLLVGRTERGYVAEGLQHYLDRIARMAEVEVAVIAETGQGEAAHRQRTEGERILAALRPGERLVALDERGALLTSPALAARLGAMRDQGIRQVAFVVGGAYGLSEAVRGRADLVLSLSPLTFPHQLVRVLFAEQLYRAFTILNRLPYHH, encoded by the coding sequence GTGAGGATCAGGCTCTTGCTGGTTGGCCGCACCGAGCGCGGATACGTGGCCGAGGGGCTGCAGCACTACCTGGACCGCATTGCGCGCATGGCCGAAGTGGAGGTTGCGGTGATTGCGGAGACGGGCCAAGGGGAGGCGGCGCATCGGCAGCGCACGGAGGGGGAGCGCATCCTGGCGGCCCTGCGCCCCGGAGAGCGTCTGGTGGCGCTGGATGAGCGGGGCGCCTTGCTCACGAGCCCCGCCTTGGCGGCCCGCTTGGGCGCCATGCGCGACCAAGGCATCCGGCAGGTGGCCTTCGTGGTGGGCGGGGCCTACGGACTCTCGGAAGCGGTGCGCGGGCGTGCCGACCTCGTCCTATCGCTGTCGCCCCTGACCTTCCCGCACCAGCTGGTGCGGGTGCTTTTCGCCGAACAGCTCTACCGCGCCTTCACCATCCTCAACCGACTGCCCTATCACCACTAG
- a CDS encoding glycosyltransferase family 2 protein, with product MGPLVSIVMPTYNAELFIADAINSVLAQTYPNWELLIVNDGSTDGTAAIIERYRHPRIRVFHQANTGIGGARNLALDHAQGTLLCTLDSDDVLPPESLGLRVDVMLREPGVDIVDGMVMVMDRRLTKVLRIFRPSFTGDPHPELVALRSTCFFGPSWMLRWDPTTTLRFSTEVTHAEDLLFYLQYGKGKRYVSIDDAVLIYRVTGFSAMSRLDGLERSYRVIAAKLSHDRGLATPEQARQFNRKWRSIMFRTWLKARKPWAALRSLLR from the coding sequence ATGGGACCGCTCGTCTCCATCGTGATGCCCACCTATAATGCGGAGCTGTTCATCGCCGACGCGATCAACTCCGTGCTGGCGCAGACCTATCCCAACTGGGAACTGCTCATCGTGAACGATGGCAGCACCGATGGAACCGCAGCCATCATCGAGCGATACCGGCACCCGCGCATCCGGGTCTTCCACCAGGCCAACACCGGCATCGGCGGCGCGCGCAACCTGGCGCTCGACCACGCGCAAGGGACGCTGCTGTGCACCCTGGATTCCGACGACGTGCTTCCTCCGGAGAGCCTCGGCCTGCGCGTGGATGTGATGCTGCGCGAGCCCGGCGTCGACATCGTGGACGGGATGGTGATGGTGATGGACCGCAGGCTCACGAAAGTGCTCCGCATTTTCCGGCCATCGTTCACCGGAGACCCGCACCCCGAGCTGGTGGCGCTGCGATCCACCTGTTTCTTCGGGCCCTCATGGATGCTGCGCTGGGATCCCACGACCACCCTGCGGTTCAGCACCGAGGTGACGCATGCGGAGGACCTCCTCTTCTACCTTCAGTACGGCAAGGGCAAACGCTACGTATCCATCGATGACGCCGTGCTCATCTACCGGGTCACCGGATTCTCGGCCATGTCCCGCCTTGATGGGCTCGAACGGTCGTACCGCGTCATCGCCGCCAAGCTCTCCCACGACCGCGGCCTCGCCACGCCCGAGCAGGCCCGGCAGTTCAACCGGAAATGGCGCTCCATCATGTTCAGGACCTGGCTCAAGGCCAGGAAGCCCTGGGCAGCGCTGCGCTCGCTGCTGCGCTGA
- a CDS encoding NAD-dependent epimerase/dehydratase family protein, with translation MAPPDSALTVAVTGASGFIGGALVARLWAQGADGRPVRVRPMASSPESVARVQSRFAGLPVTMLQGLDAEGLRSLFEGVHVFVHAGWSSVPSTAERDPLGDLRTNVEGSLRLFQAALLAGVRRIVFLSSGGTVYGEPRWSPITEDHPTEPVGVYGASKLCAERYLVALARTHGAESVVLRPANVYGRSMAHDKPQGVVENWMARLRQGADLECWNDPRMVRDYIHVDDLVDALVAALHRPVKETVLNVGTGHGTDLRQLAGLLERITGHTARLRTMDTVYPALSINVLDNAKLRQVLGTAPQIALEEGLARTWATLGA, from the coding sequence ATGGCGCCCCCTGACAGCGCGCTGACCGTGGCAGTGACGGGAGCCAGCGGCTTCATCGGTGGGGCGCTCGTGGCGCGCCTATGGGCGCAGGGCGCCGATGGAAGGCCGGTGCGGGTGCGCCCGATGGCCTCAAGCCCTGAATCCGTGGCACGGGTCCAGTCCCGATTCGCCGGATTGCCGGTCACGATGCTGCAGGGGCTTGATGCCGAGGGGCTGCGATCCCTGTTCGAGGGCGTGCATGTCTTCGTGCATGCCGGGTGGTCTTCTGTGCCATCAACTGCGGAGCGAGACCCCTTGGGCGATCTGCGCACCAATGTGGAGGGCAGCCTCCGCCTTTTCCAGGCGGCGCTTCTGGCGGGCGTGCGGCGTATCGTCTTCCTTTCCTCGGGCGGCACCGTGTACGGCGAGCCGCGATGGAGCCCGATCACCGAGGACCATCCCACGGAGCCTGTTGGGGTGTACGGTGCCTCCAAGCTCTGTGCGGAGCGCTACCTGGTTGCCCTTGCGCGCACCCATGGCGCGGAATCCGTGGTGCTGCGCCCGGCGAATGTCTATGGTCGCAGCATGGCCCACGATAAGCCGCAGGGCGTGGTGGAGAACTGGATGGCCCGCTTGCGGCAGGGCGCCGACCTGGAGTGCTGGAACGACCCCCGCATGGTGCGCGACTACATCCATGTCGACGATCTCGTGGATGCGCTCGTCGCAGCGCTCCATCGCCCCGTGAAGGAGACCGTGCTGAATGTGGGCACCGGGCACGGCACCGACCTGCGGCAGCTCGCCGGATTGCTCGAGCGCATCACCGGCCACACGGCACGGCTGCGGACGATGGACACGGTTTACCCTGCCCTGTCGATCAATGTCCTGGACAACGCAAAGCTTCGCCAGGTCCTGGGCACCGCCCCGCAAATCGCCTTGGAGGAGGGCCTGGCCCGCACCTGGGCCACCCTGGGGGCCTGA
- a CDS encoding PASTA domain-containing protein codes for MKRLLPILAPIAVAALLLGAGWAWLRAYTRHSDGMRVPDVGGVSFEEAQAMLAKRDLTAVVIDSVFTDDRPKGSVVDQDPEAGREVKPGRKVYLVLNANQPKMIDMPKLVDLSKRQALSVVEILGLKVKELQYKPDPCVDCVIAQLYKGQPIAPDERIRRGEAITLVLGSGENGERVPVPDLTGLSLADVQLVLNMASLNLGVLVECVSCNTKADSSFARVRRQSPSSGSNNRIALGSTIDLWLTADTAGLRPATGWNDPARYAQPDSIDEP; via the coding sequence ATGAAGCGCCTGCTCCCTATTCTGGCCCCAATCGCGGTGGCGGCGCTGCTGCTCGGTGCCGGCTGGGCCTGGCTCAGAGCATACACACGGCACAGCGATGGCATGCGGGTGCCCGACGTGGGCGGCGTCAGCTTCGAGGAGGCCCAGGCCATGCTCGCCAAGCGCGATCTGACGGCGGTGGTCATAGACTCGGTCTTCACCGACGACCGGCCGAAGGGCAGCGTGGTGGACCAGGACCCCGAGGCCGGCCGGGAGGTTAAGCCGGGCCGCAAGGTCTACCTCGTGCTCAACGCCAACCAGCCCAAGATGATCGACATGCCCAAGCTGGTTGACCTCAGCAAGCGGCAGGCGCTCTCGGTCGTCGAGATCCTCGGCCTGAAGGTGAAGGAGCTGCAGTACAAGCCCGACCCCTGTGTGGATTGCGTGATCGCCCAGCTCTACAAGGGCCAGCCCATCGCACCGGACGAGCGTATCCGTCGCGGCGAGGCCATCACCTTGGTGCTGGGTAGCGGCGAGAACGGGGAGCGTGTACCGGTGCCCGACCTCACCGGGCTATCCCTGGCCGACGTGCAACTCGTCCTCAACATGGCCTCGCTGAACCTGGGGGTGCTGGTTGAATGCGTGTCCTGCAATACGAAGGCCGATTCATCGTTTGCACGGGTGCGCCGCCAATCGCCCTCCTCAGGCTCCAATAACCGCATTGCCCTGGGCAGCACCATCGACCTCTGGCTTACCGCCGATACCGCCGGCTTGCGCCCCGCCACCGGCTGGAACGATCCCGCTCGGTATGCCCAACCCGACAGCATCGATGAACCCTGA
- a CDS encoding D-alanine--D-alanine ligase family protein, whose protein sequence is MPLPLIAIVRGGYSGESVISMQSAARMMAAIDRSLYAPLYVTITRDAWTCSTADEQPMAFDRGTFSIDRGAGLEPFSGALIAIHGTPGEDGLLQGYLDMLGVPYQTGGVLSMALTFSKHSTTALLRQAGIDVAPSVLLFQADPDAQARVDALGYPCFVKPDRSGSSLGISKVKQAHELPAALDRAFAECTTVMVEGAVAGRELTCGVIDLGQGPLPMPVCEIRTAREFFDYEAKYHSADTQELIPAPLPDDATRLVQQRSVAIYRTLECRGMARVDHIWTGDRLVTIEVNTTPGFSGASIFPKMLEVSGLGVETAVNGLVRRMLQPRR, encoded by the coding sequence ATGCCCCTACCGCTCATCGCCATCGTACGTGGCGGCTACTCCGGTGAATCCGTCATCAGCATGCAGAGCGCTGCGCGCATGATGGCGGCCATCGACCGCAGCCTGTACGCACCGCTCTATGTCACCATCACGCGCGATGCGTGGACCTGCTCCACGGCCGATGAGCAGCCAATGGCTTTCGATCGCGGCACCTTCTCCATCGACCGCGGAGCGGGCCTTGAGCCATTCTCAGGCGCGCTCATCGCCATCCATGGCACACCGGGCGAGGACGGGCTGCTGCAGGGCTACCTGGACATGCTCGGGGTACCCTATCAGACCGGCGGCGTGCTCTCCATGGCACTCACCTTCAGCAAGCACAGCACCACCGCCCTGCTGCGCCAGGCGGGCATCGATGTCGCCCCCTCGGTACTCCTCTTCCAAGCCGATCCGGATGCGCAGGCCCGGGTGGATGCGCTGGGCTACCCTTGCTTCGTGAAGCCCGACCGCAGCGGGAGCAGCCTCGGCATCAGCAAGGTGAAGCAGGCCCATGAGCTCCCTGCCGCCCTCGACAGGGCGTTCGCGGAATGCACCACGGTGATGGTGGAGGGCGCCGTGGCCGGGCGCGAGCTCACCTGCGGGGTGATCGACCTGGGTCAGGGCCCCCTGCCCATGCCGGTCTGCGAGATCCGCACGGCGCGCGAGTTCTTCGACTACGAGGCCAAGTACCACAGCGCCGACACGCAGGAGCTCATCCCCGCGCCGCTGCCCGATGATGCGACGCGCCTGGTTCAGCAGCGCTCCGTGGCCATCTACCGAACGCTCGAATGCCGTGGCATGGCGCGCGTGGACCACATCTGGACCGGTGACCGGCTGGTGACCATCGAGGTGAACACCACACCGGGCTTCAGCGGGGCCAGCATCTTCCCGAAGATGCTCGAGGTCTCGGGCCTCGGCGTGGAAACGGCGGTGAACGGCCTGGTGCGGCGCATGCTTCAGCCGCGGCGCTGA
- a CDS encoding DUF4783 domain-containing protein: MKHLLFALLAVLPFLASQAQDAEKDRVVDAMKMGDSKELAALFIANVDLTVKETSDVYSKAQAEQILRRFFNENPPIDLVIEHSGVSKSGDKYFIGILRTRNGYFRTTFFLKRGEAGFQVKQLRIENSKNDF, encoded by the coding sequence ATGAAACATCTCCTGTTCGCGCTGCTTGCCGTCCTTCCGTTCCTGGCCTCCCAAGCCCAGGATGCGGAGAAGGACCGCGTCGTGGACGCCATGAAGATGGGGGACTCCAAGGAGCTCGCTGCGCTGTTCATCGCCAATGTGGACCTCACCGTGAAGGAGACCTCCGACGTTTACAGCAAGGCTCAGGCCGAGCAGATCCTCAGACGGTTCTTCAACGAGAATCCGCCGATCGACCTGGTGATCGAGCACAGCGGGGTGAGCAAATCGGGCGACAAGTACTTCATCGGCATCCTGCGCACCCGGAACGGCTATTTCCGGACCACCTTCTTCCTCAAGCGGGGCGAGGCCGGATTCCAAGTGAAGCAGCTGCGCATCGAGAACAGCAAGAACGACTTCTGA
- the rdgB gene encoding RdgB/HAM1 family non-canonical purine NTP pyrophosphatase: MRILLCTGNAGKVDELGAMLPERFEVVSLADAGLPSELPETGETLAENALQKARYAHARTGLPCLADDTGLEVDALGGAPGVRSARYAGEARDPVANMRRLLMELDGATERQARFRTVLAFVSADEERTFEGIVEGVITGAPQGKGGFGYDPVFKPLGSTRTFAEMSREEKNAMSHRGRAMAEAVRYMAALQRRG; this comes from the coding sequence ATGCGCATCCTCCTCTGCACCGGCAATGCCGGAAAGGTCGACGAGCTGGGGGCCATGCTCCCCGAACGCTTCGAAGTGGTCTCGCTCGCCGATGCGGGGCTTCCCTCCGAACTGCCGGAGACCGGTGAGACCCTTGCGGAGAATGCGCTCCAGAAGGCGCGCTATGCCCATGCCCGAACCGGGCTGCCGTGCCTTGCGGATGACACGGGACTGGAGGTTGACGCGCTTGGCGGCGCGCCGGGGGTGCGCTCCGCGCGCTATGCGGGCGAGGCCAGGGATCCGGTGGCGAACATGCGGCGACTGCTGATGGAGCTGGATGGCGCAACCGAACGGCAGGCCCGCTTCCGCACGGTGCTCGCTTTCGTATCCGCCGACGAGGAGCGCACGTTCGAGGGCATCGTGGAGGGCGTCATCACAGGAGCGCCACAAGGCAAGGGCGGTTTCGGCTACGACCCGGTGTTCAAGCCCTTGGGGAGCACGCGCACATTCGCGGAGATGAGCCGGGAGGAGAAGAATGCGATGAGCCACCGCGGCCGGGCCATGGCCGAAGCGGTGCGCTACATGGCGGCCCTTCAGCGCCGCGGCTGA
- a CDS encoding lipopolysaccharide biosynthesis protein, producing the protein MPLRKAIEHLRHDVRRIREKDSFSRNAFTVFSGNSVMLLSQLILTPLIARIYGPEAYGIYGLVMALVMNLYAFADLGYSNAYVLPKEPGDFFHLLRLNLALLMAVALAALVAALAREGIYQALPSWSAMGDLFLLVPLILVAYGSVQFATMWLTRERAFRRSVMIGSASQIGLRAFNLVYGLITKGALHGLVLGELVSGWASLIAYRVALSRHGWRHVLTGWSLAGIKRLAIEYRRFPLLTFPERWVSQLGMQLPVFLLIGDPAVVGHFALSGALLLIPLRVFGYSFSTVYVQKAAETVESDPELLGRITKGLYQRLFWFGLIPFTLLVFFSDEAFRLILGEEWHDAGVITAYMGLFFYFRLLSEPMVTLFYAQRREHLLLVFQSVLTAARLIALVALMRIDAASAILGFSLVSAIGYLVLGHLILHGVGQPALRLTLRTLAITTAACGALAALRMAVLGSWFPSL; encoded by the coding sequence TTGCCCCTACGCAAAGCCATCGAGCATCTGCGGCACGATGTGCGCCGCATCCGCGAGAAGGACTCCTTCTCGCGCAATGCGTTCACGGTCTTCAGCGGCAACTCGGTGATGCTGCTGAGCCAGCTGATCCTCACGCCGCTGATCGCCCGCATCTACGGCCCCGAAGCCTATGGGATCTATGGCCTGGTGATGGCACTGGTGATGAACCTGTACGCCTTCGCCGACCTGGGCTACTCCAATGCGTACGTGCTGCCCAAGGAACCTGGGGACTTCTTCCACCTGCTGCGGCTCAACCTGGCCCTGCTGATGGCGGTGGCTCTGGCGGCGCTCGTGGCCGCCCTGGCGCGTGAAGGCATCTATCAGGCGTTGCCCTCTTGGTCGGCCATGGGCGACCTCTTCCTGCTCGTGCCCCTCATCCTCGTCGCCTATGGATCGGTACAGTTCGCCACCATGTGGCTGACGCGAGAGCGTGCCTTCCGCCGCAGCGTGATGATCGGCAGCGCTTCGCAGATCGGGCTGCGCGCCTTCAACCTGGTCTATGGCCTGATCACCAAAGGTGCGCTGCACGGACTGGTGCTGGGCGAGCTGGTGAGCGGCTGGGCTTCGCTCATCGCCTACCGCGTGGCCCTCTCGCGCCATGGCTGGCGCCACGTGCTCACGGGGTGGTCGCTGGCGGGGATCAAGCGGCTCGCCATCGAGTACCGGCGGTTCCCGCTCCTCACCTTCCCCGAGCGATGGGTCTCGCAGCTCGGCATGCAGCTGCCTGTCTTCCTCCTGATCGGCGACCCGGCGGTGGTGGGGCACTTCGCGCTGTCCGGTGCCCTGCTGCTGATCCCCTTGCGCGTCTTCGGCTATTCCTTCTCCACGGTCTATGTGCAGAAGGCCGCGGAAACAGTGGAGTCCGACCCCGAGCTGCTGGGCCGCATCACCAAAGGCCTGTACCAACGCCTGTTCTGGTTCGGACTGATCCCCTTCACCCTGCTGGTATTCTTCAGCGACGAGGCCTTCCGGCTCATCCTTGGCGAGGAGTGGCATGATGCGGGCGTGATCACGGCATACATGGGGCTGTTCTTCTACTTCCGCCTGCTGTCCGAGCCGATGGTGACGCTCTTCTATGCGCAGCGGCGCGAGCACCTGCTGCTGGTGTTCCAGTCCGTGCTCACCGCAGCGCGGCTCATCGCGCTGGTGGCGCTCATGCGGATCGATGCAGCCAGCGCCATCCTCGGCTTCTCGCTCGTGAGCGCCATCGGCTACCTGGTGCTCGGCCACCTCATCCTGCATGGCGTAGGGCAGCCGGCGCTGCGCCTCACGCTCCGCACCCTGGCCATCACCACGGCAGCCTGTGGGGCCCTGGCCGCCCTGCGCATGGCCGTGCTCGGCTCCTGGTTCCCCAGCCTGTGA
- a CDS encoding glycosyltransferase yields MRILHIAGWYPHPQVPGEALFVERHVRSLSGHAEAEVWHIDVRPSPGWKLTRRGLRADRTLLLHLPLHRWLIIEWIATALILWAWLTRDRSRPIDAVNFHIAYPNCARIRLLRRIMQRPMVITEHYSAYRIGFNATGRGVARIKAIFHAGAPVIAVSRALAADITRFAGPPAPVMHVLDNAVDTAVFRPDTEPRPEPGRFFAIAGWRSPKRPDLLLRALERLRRSGRDARLRIAGSGPMDASLRKLADELGLGPSVVFLGPLEPTAVAEEMRAAHALVHAADYETYSAVCAEALCCGTPVIASWVGGIAEYLDDGLGASVREATTEAWAAAWEGSWSRLLSMDRHAIAQHMSARAGMPAVGVRYAAILEQVIATAPHA; encoded by the coding sequence ATGCGCATCCTTCACATCGCCGGCTGGTACCCCCATCCGCAGGTGCCCGGCGAGGCGCTCTTCGTGGAGCGCCACGTGCGCAGCCTCAGCGGCCACGCCGAAGCGGAGGTATGGCACATCGATGTGCGCCCCTCTCCGGGATGGAAGCTCACGCGACGCGGCCTTCGAGCCGACCGCACCCTCCTCCTTCACCTGCCGCTCCACCGCTGGCTCATCATCGAATGGATCGCCACGGCCCTCATCCTCTGGGCCTGGCTCACGCGCGACCGGAGCCGGCCCATCGATGCGGTGAACTTCCACATCGCCTATCCCAATTGCGCGCGCATCCGGTTGCTGAGGCGCATCATGCAACGGCCGATGGTGATCACCGAGCACTACAGCGCCTACCGGATCGGGTTCAACGCAACCGGGAGGGGCGTGGCCCGCATCAAGGCCATCTTCCACGCCGGTGCGCCCGTGATCGCGGTCTCCCGTGCGCTGGCCGCCGACATCACCCGCTTCGCAGGCCCCCCTGCACCGGTCATGCATGTGCTGGACAACGCCGTGGACACCGCGGTCTTCCGCCCGGATACCGAGCCGCGCCCCGAGCCCGGCCGCTTCTTCGCCATCGCGGGCTGGCGTAGCCCCAAGCGCCCCGACCTGCTGCTGCGCGCCCTGGAGCGGCTGCGGAGGAGCGGCCGTGACGCACGGCTGCGCATCGCCGGCAGCGGGCCCATGGATGCCTCCTTGCGCAAGCTGGCGGACGAACTGGGCCTAGGGCCGAGCGTGGTGTTCCTCGGACCGCTGGAGCCGACCGCAGTTGCCGAGGAGATGCGTGCCGCGCATGCGCTGGTGCACGCCGCGGACTACGAGACCTATTCCGCCGTGTGCGCGGAGGCACTCTGCTGCGGCACACCGGTCATCGCATCGTGGGTGGGCGGGATCGCGGAGTACCTCGATGACGGCCTGGGAGCATCCGTCCGGGAGGCGACGACCGAGGCATGGGCCGCTGCCTGGGAAGGCTCCTGGTCGAGGCTCCTGTCCATGGACCGCCACGCCATTGCGCAGCATATGAGCGCGCGGGCGGGCATGCCGGCGGTTGGCGTGCGCTATGCCGCGATCCTGGAACAGGTCATCGCCACGGCGCCGCATGCATGA